The DNA sequence CTCGGGGTTGAGGTGGTGCACGACGGTGGCGGCCGCGGGTCGGCCGGGTCGATGGTCACGCCGGTCTCCTCGCGGGCCTCGCGGACGGCGCGCTGGACGACGGTCTCGCCCGCCTCCAGGTGGCCGGAGGGCAGGCGGGAGCGCAGGCCAGGAGCCGGCCGTCCCGTTCGAGGATGACGTGAACGTCCACGGTGATCTATAAGCGCCGCCGCATCGCCATGCCTCCTGCCACCGGGTCGCCGCCTGACCCTAGCCTCGCCATCCGTGGGCAGTCGACGGGACGGCAACTCACGATGAAGTGGCATCCGTGGTGAGCTGACATTGCGCACAACGCCGACCGTCAAGACTTCCCTTGCCCGCAACAAAACGGGCGATTCTTAGGAAAAGACGCATACTGGCCACGCCGCATTCCGGGCCAGTGCTGCACCTTCTGGACAATCACTCGCGGAAAAGGTCATGTCCATCTAAGCTTTCGGGCCACCAGGGGGTGGTGGAGCGTGGCGAGGGTTGTGACGTACCAGCTCGATCCTGAGACGACGGTCCAGTTCGAGATCGAGCCACCGCAGGGACCTTACGACTTCGAGCCGGCCGGGCCGGACCAGATCGTGGGACAGGTGCGCGCGGCCGTGGAGCCCGCGGTGCGGGCGGCCCAGGTCGTGCTCGAGAAGGCCAAGCAGATGGCCCCCAAGACGGTCGAGGTCAAGTTCGGCATCAAGGTCAGCGGCACCGCGAACTGGATCGTGGCCAAAACGGCGACCGAGGGGAATTTCGAGGTCACGTTGACCTGGGAGCCCGGCCCGCCCGCGGGGCGGACCGAGAACGGGCAGGCGCGGGCCGGTGAGGTGGAGGTCGGCGCCGCGTCATGACCGCCGGGCCCGCTGTAGGGCCTCCCGACCGTTCGTGGGTGGCCGCGATCCACACGAGTGAGAACGACCGTCATCCGATCGGGTCCGGCGTGGTCGTCGACACGCGGCGGGTGCTCACCTGCGCGCACGTGGTGCGGCCGGAGAACACGGTGAGAGAAGCCCTGTGGGTCGCGTTTCCCATGTACCAGGGGAATTTCACCGCCTGGCGAAGGGTCGCGCAGGTACGGCTCCCCACCATGGCCGATTTCCTTCATGTCGCCGACGTCGCGGTATTGGAGCTGGCCGAGGAGGTTCCCGCCGGGATCCTCCCCGCACCGCTGCGCAGTCCGAAACTCGATCAGATCACCGCTCTGCGGTGGTGGGCCTACGGGTTCCCCGGTGGTGACCCGATAGGAGACTCGGCGCACGGGGAGATCAGTGAGGTTCTCGGTTTCGGGTGGGTCCGGCTCCGCACGGACAAGGATTCGAGCTACCGGGTGTCCCAGGGGTTCAGCGGCGGCGGGCTGTGGTGCCCGGAATATCAGGCGGTGATCGGCCTGGTGGCGCAGGCCAACCAGGACGGTGACGGGCGTGCCATCACGCTGTTCCAGATCGACCGGTGCATGCCCGAGGAGAAACTGCTGGAGCTCGCCACATGGTCGGCCGACCAGGCCGGCGAGGCCGCCCTCGCCGCGTGGGGCTGGGAGCTGAGCATCGATCCCGAGGCCGGACGGCATTGGCGGCCGCGGGCACGAGGTGTGACCAGAGAGAGCGAGCGCGGATTCCGCTTCAGAGGCCGTACCGCCGCGCTCACCGAGATCCGCGACTGGCTGGACGCCGACCGCGTGGAACCGGGGGCCCTCGTGGTCACCGGCGATCCCGGTGCCGGCAAGTCGGCGGTGCTCGGCCGCATCATCACGACCGCCGATCCGGCGATCCGGCGAGAGCTGCCGCCGGACGATCAGGCGGTGAAGGCGTCGGTGGGCTCGGTGGCCTGCGCCGTGCACGCCAAGGGCAAGACCGCCCTCGACGTCGCCGTCGAGATCGCGCGGGCGGCCTCCGCCCCGCTTCCCTCCGACGTGGACGAGCTGGTCCCGGCCATCCGTGAGACGCTGGCCGAGCGTCCCGGACGCCGGTTCACCGTGATCATCGATGCGACGGCTGCTGTTCTTCGCAGGCCATGCCACATCACCGGAGGGCCGAAACCGGGCCCGGCTGCTCCGGCTGACGCATCAGGCCGCCACGGCGTCCCCGATCGACCGCGCGGCGATGTTCACGATCACCGAGGCGGTCTACGACCTCGGAGACGGCTTCCGCAGGACGACCCGAGACCTGCCCTACAAAGCGGAGTGGGCGTCGGATGCGGGTTCCCGCGACATCCACATGATCTTGAAGGGGCACAGCGGCCGGCTGTCGGCGGTGTGCGCCTTCACGCTGGGCGGCCGGCTCCTGCTCGCCAGTGGCGGTGACGACGGGGTGGTGCGCGTCTGGGATCCCCGTACCGGTCAGCAGTACCGAATGCTCGAAGGCCACCGCCACAAGGTGCGCTCCGTGTGCGCGTTCACGCTCGACGGCCGCACCCTGCTCGCCGGCGCCGCAGAGGACCGTACCGTCCGCATCTGGGACCCCCTCTCCGGACGCCAGGAACACGTCTTCGAAGGCCACCGCCGCAGGGTGCGCTCCGTGTGCGCGTTCACCCTCGACGGCCGCACCCTGCTCGCCAGCGCCTCCGCCGACCGCACCGTCCGCATCTGGGACCCCCTCGCGGGGCACGAGCGAACAGCCCTGAAAGGGCGCATCGACTGGGTGCACGCGGTCTGCGCCTTCGCCCTCGACGGGCGGCCTCTCCTCGCCGTTGGCACCGCCGACGGAACCGTCCGCATCTGGGACCCGCATGCCGGACGAGAGCGGCATCTTCTCAACGGCCATAGCGGCAAGGTCCGGTCGATCTGTGCCTTCGCCCTCGACGGGCGTACCCTGCTGGCCACCGCCGCTGAGGACCGTACCGTGCGCATCTGGGACCCCCAGACCGGACGCCAGGAGTACGTCTTCGAAGGTCACCGCCGCAGGGTGCGCTCCGTGTGCGCGTTCACCCTCGACGACCGAACCCTGCTCGCCAGCGCCGCCGCCGACGGAACCGTCCGCATCTGGGACCCGCGCACCGGGCAGGTGCAGCGCACCATCCAGGAGGGCTCTGACTGGGTGCAGGCGGTCTGCGCCTTCACCCTCGACGGCCACCCGTTGCTCGCGACCGCCAGCAGGTTCGCGACGGTCACCATCTGGGATCTTCAGCCTGACGAAGGGCGAGGGGCTCTCAAGGCGCACACCGGGTGGGTGCGAAGCGTCTGTGCCTTCACCCTCGACGGCCGCACCCTCCTGGTCGGTGCGGGCAACGACGCGACCGTCCGCGTCTGGGAGTCCGACACCGGGCGCGAGCTGCACGTTCTGCAGGGTCATACCGACCTGGTGCGGTCGGTGTGCGCCTTCCGCCTCGGCGGCCAGCCCCTGCTCGCCAGCGCCTCCGCGGACGGCACCGTCCGCATCTGGGACCCCGCCACCGGAACCGAGCGCCGGATCCTCAGGGACCTCGGCGACTGGGTGTACGCGGTGTGCGCCTTGCCTCCCGACGAGGGCGCCCTGCTCGCCACGGCTGCCGCCGATGGAACCGTCCGCGTCTGGAACCCTGCCACCGGGCGCCGGCGGCGAATCCTGAAAGGCCACACCGACCTGACGCGATCCGTCTGCGCCTTCACCTCCGGTGGCCGCACCTTCCTGGCCAGCGCCGGTAACGACGCGACCGTCTGCGTCTGGGACGCCCGGACCGGCGAGCGGCACCACCTTCTCGAAGGCCATACCCGCAGGGTGCGGTCCGTGTGCGCGTTCACCCTCGGCGGCCACACCCTGCTCGCCAGCGCCTCCGCGGACGGCACCGTCCGTATCTGGGACCCCGTCACCGGATACCGCCTCCGAACCCTGAGCGGCCACACCCGTGGGGTGCGTGAGGTGTGTGCCCTCGAGCTCGGCGGCCACACCCTGCTCGCCACCGTCGCCGAGGACCTCACCCTCCGAGTCTGGGAGCCGCGCACGGGGGTGTGTCTGGCGGCCATCGACGTGCCGCATCCGGGGTGGACGGTGGCGTGGGACGGGGAGCGGCTGGCGATAGGCACGTCGGCCGGCCTGCTGACGATCCGGCCCCTCCCACCGCTGCTCGACGACCGGCGGAGCCTGTTCGGTGATCCACCTGGTGATCCATACGACTGACTCCCCGGTCGCACGCGGACGGACCGGGTCGGGCGGGGCTCCGCGAGGTTCCCGCATCCGCCGTACGGCACGTGCCGGTTCGACCGCGTGGGCGCTGAGCGCCTTCATCCGGCCGTCACGGGCCGGTCGCGCGTGGCCGGAGGGAGGTCTTTCCGCCGGGCGGCGGGACCGCATCGCCCCTGTGGTCAGCGTCGCCACAGGCGGGTGCGGTGGTTCCAGATGAGATAGGACAGGGCGGACAGGGCGACGACGTAGGCCGCACCCTGGGCGAGCATGGCCGCGACGTCGGGGGCGGGGGCGAAGGCGGCGGACTTGAGGGCCTCGATGCCGGGCCAGTACGGCAGGTAGCGTTCGGCGTCGGCGCCGGAGCGGCCGAGGGCCATCTGGACGCCGGCCGCGGCGACGAGGATCATCGAGGCCTCGAACTCGCGGGGCACGATCAGGCCGACGAACGTGCCGAGGGCGACGCCGGTCAGGCCGACGAGGAGCAGCGACGCGGCGGCGAGCGGGACCGAGCGCAGGGTGACGAGCGGGGCGAAGAGCGCCATGAAGACCGCGGTGGACGTCACCGTGATGACGAGCAGGACGTGCAGGCGGGCGGTCAGCAGGTGGGCGGCGCGGTAGCCGACGAGGCGCAGGCGGCGCAGCGCGGCCATGCCGGGCCGTACCACGGTCATCGCGGCGAACGAGCCGGTGACGCTGATGCCGAGCACGGCGAGGTAGAGGGCCTTGAAGTCGCGGTCGAGCACCTGGAGTACGGCACGGCCGTCCGCGGTGCGCACCTCGGCGGGGAGCGTGGTGACCGCGTCGCTCGTCACGTAGCTGACGAGGAAGTACGCCCCCGGCATGAAGATCATGAAGAGCATGGACGGCCAGCGCCGCAGCAACTCCTTCACGGACATGCGGGTGGCGGTGCGGATCGGGCGGTGGGGCCGCGTATCCCCGGTCGGCCGCGTCGCCCGGGAGCGCACGGTCATGCGGCCGCCCTCCCGCCGAGCCGTACCTCGTCGGCGCGGCGGCCGCTCACCCTGACCCGCCCGTCGACGAGGTCGAGCATGGCGTCGAACCGGGACAGCTCGGTGTGCATGTGGCTCACCACGACCACCGAGCCGCCGGTGGCCCGGTGGAGCTCGGCGTACTCCCAGAAGCGCCGGTAGGTCTCGTAGTCGAAGCCCTGGTAGGGCTCGTCGAGGACGAGCACGTCCGGGCGATGGAGCAGCGCGGCGATGAGGTTCACCTTCTGCCGGGTACCGCCGGAGAGGCGGTCGACGCGGGTGTCGGCATACCTGGCGCAGCCGAACTCGTCCATGAGCGCCTCGGCCCGCTCGGCGATCTCGTCCGGGTCCAGCCCGTAGCCCGCGCCGAACAGCTCGAACTGCTCGCGCACGGTCAGGCTCTCGATCAGCGACGGGTCCTGGGGGCAGTAGCCGATCCGGCCGTGCAGCTCGACGCTGCCGCGGTCCGGCCGGAGCAGCCCGACCAGGCACTTGAGCAGGGTGGACTTCCCGGCGCCGTTCTCGCCCTGGATGCCGACGAGCACGCCCTCGGGCACGGTGAAGCCGACGTCCTCGAGGACCCGGCGGCGGCCGTAGCGCTTGGCCAGGCCGCGCACGGTGATCAGGGCCGCCACGGCCGCCCCCGGCCTGCCGCCGCGGGCGGCGCGACCACGCCGACCTGCGCGAAAGTTACACCGATCATTGTTCTCCTCGGGTTGACGCGCGCACGGTCCCCCGAAAAGCCGCACGTCGAAGTGTCACGCACCGGCCCGCCCCAGGCCATGCTCCGGCGGGGCCTGCTGCGGCCGTGGCAGCAAGCTGCCACCCGCCTAGGATCGGCACCGTCGGGGGATGTCCGTCGATCGGTGAGCACAGCGCGAGGCGGGGGCGCGTCGTTGGGCGGTCACATGCTCGATGCGCTCGGTGTCGACGCGGTGGCGGAGGCCGTGTACCGGGCGCTGCTCCAGCACCCCACCTGGGGACTGCACGAACTCGTGGCACATCTCGGCCGTCCGGAGGACGAGGTGCGGGCCTCGCTCGACGCACTGATGAGGATGGCGCTGCTGCGGCCCTCGCCGGACGGCGGCGCCGCCGGGCCGTACCGGCCGGTGAGCCCGGAGATCGGGCTCGCCTCGCTGCTCGCCCGCACCGAGGCGGAGCTGTACCGGCGGCAGCAGGAGATCGCCGCGATCCGGAAGGCGATCGCCGCGATCGCGCTGGAGTACGACGCGATCCGCGGCGACCGGCAGGCGGCGTTCGAGCGGCTCGACGGGCTGGACGCGGTGCGGTCCCGGCTGGAGGAGCTCGTGCACAAGGCCCGGTCGGAGTACGCGTCGTTCACGCCCGGCGGCCCGTCGGCGTTCACCCCGCCGGAGGCGCGCCACCAGCTCGACCGGCGGGCGCTGGAGCGCGGCGTGCTGATCCGCAACGTGTACCAGGACGGCTGCCGCAACCACGCCGAGACGCTCCGGTACGCCCAGTGGCTCGCCGCCCGCGGCGGGCAGACCCGCTCCTGCCCCACGCTGCCGATGTCGCTGGTGATCGTGGACCGGCGGGTCGCCCTCGTCCCGCTCGACCCGGCCGAGCCGCGGCGCGGCGCCCTCGAGGTGACCGCGCCCGGGGTCGTCGAGGGGCTGTGCGCGCTGTTCGAGCACGTGTGGGCGATCTCGGTCCCGTTCGGCGAGGCCCCGGCGGACGGGCACGGGCTCTCCCCGGTGGAGCGCACGCTGCTGCGGCTGCTGCTCGACGGCGTCACCGACGAGACGGCCGCGCGGCGGCTCGGGGTGTCGCTGCGTACGGTGCGGCGCACGATGTCGTCGCTGATGAGCCGGCTCGGGGCGCGGAGCCGGTTCGAGGCGGGCGCCCGCGCGGTGCAGCGCGGCTGGCTATGAGGCCCCGCCGGTACGGCACGGCCGACGGCTAACGCCAGCGGGTCCGGTCCGGGGTGAGCCAGCCGAACTCGCCGGCGCTCGGGCCGCTCGGCCGGTACTCGAGGGAGACGTGGCCGGAGTAGCCGGTGGCCTCGAGGCGGGCGAGCAGGTCCGGGTACGGCAGGACGCCGGTGCCGGGGCGGCCGCGGCCGGGGACGTCGGCGATCTGGACGTGGCCGAAGCGGGCGCCATCGCGGTCGATGAGGGCGGCGACGTCCTCGCCCATGCGGGCCAGATGGTAGAGGTCGGCGAGGAACGCGACGTTGGCCGCGCCCACCTCGCCGATGAGCTCGTAGGCCGCGGCCGACGAGGTGATGCCGTAGCGCGGGTTGTCGTAGGTGTTGGTGGCCTCGACGAGCACGGTGATGCCGGCGCGGGCGGCGGCCTCGGCGGCGCGGCCCAGGTTCTCCACGGCGAGGCGGCGCTGGACGGCGGCGGGGACGTCCGGATCGAGGTTGCCGTAGAGGGCGTTCATGACCCGGCAGCCGAGGGTGCTCGCGAAACCGACGGCGACGTCGATGTTGGCGCGGAACCGGGCCGAGCCGGTCGGCGAGCAGATCAGGCCGCGGTCCCCGGCGGCCATGTCGCCGCCGTCGAAGTTGAGGCCGACGAGCCGTACCCCGGCGTCCTCGATCGCGCGGCGCAGCGCGTCGAGCTCGCGGTCGGCGGGCTGCGGGCCGTCGAACGGCCACCACATCTCCACCGCGTCGAACCCGGCCCGCGCCGCCGCGGCCGGGCGTTCGAGCAGCGGCAGCTCGGTGAACAGGATCGACAGGTTCACGGCGAAACGCACGGTCAGGGCACCTCCATCATGATCCGCACCGGGCGGCCGGGCTCGGCGGCGACGGCACGCGACGCGCCCACGCACCCCGCCGCGCGGCCGTACGACGAGGCCCGCCGCGGACCGGGCCGGGCCGTACGGTTATCCACAGGCCGCGAGGGACGTGACGCGCGCAGCCCGAATCGTCGCATAGAGTCACAGCAACCCGATCAACCGGGGTGGACCTGCGAAGACGGGTGTCAAAACGGCCTGGCCGGGAAGGGGGGCCTGTCGTTCTCGCTTGGTGTACATGTCACCATTGATTGCCGACAATATGGTCAACACGACCGGCCGGGGCAGTCGTCTGCTACCAGGCGGAGAAGTTCTTGCCGAGACCGCCGAGGCTACCTAGCGTCGGGCGCACAGC is a window from the Thermopolyspora flexuosa genome containing:
- a CDS encoding NUDIX domain-containing protein, which gives rise to MPLHRELPSRRLPTDGEARVRRRPGGRRHGDAAALIDHRGRSRHPRTGRPAPGLRSRLPSGHLEAGETVVQRAVREAREETGVTIDPADPRPPPSCTTSTPRARRGLGCSSRPPAGTASRTTPSRTSAAA
- a CDS encoding CU044_2847 family protein, giving the protein MARVVTYQLDPETTVQFEIEPPQGPYDFEPAGPDQIVGQVRAAVEPAVRAAQVVLEKAKQMAPKTVEVKFGIKVSGTANWIVAKTATEGNFEVTLTWEPGPPAGRTENGQARAGEVEVGAAS
- a CDS encoding serine protease → MAAIHTSENDRHPIGSGVVVDTRRVLTCAHVVRPENTVREALWVAFPMYQGNFTAWRRVAQVRLPTMADFLHVADVAVLELAEEVPAGILPAPLRSPKLDQITALRWWAYGFPGGDPIGDSAHGEISEVLGFGWVRLRTDKDSSYRVSQGFSGGGLWCPEYQAVIGLVAQANQDGDGRAITLFQIDRCMPEEKLLELATWSADQAGEAALAAWGWELSIDPEAGRHWRPRARGVTRESERGFRFRGRTAALTEIRDWLDADRVEPGALVVTGDPGAGKSAVLGRIITTADPAIRRELPPDDQAVKASVGSVACAVHAKGKTALDVAVEIARAASAPLPSDVDELVPAIRETLAERPGRRFTVIIDATAAVLRRPCHITGGPKPGPAAPADASGRHGVPDRPRGDVHDHRGGLRPRRRLPQDDPRPALQSGVGVGCGFPRHPHDLEGAQRPAVGGVRLHAGRPAPARQWR
- a CDS encoding WD40 repeat domain-containing protein; its protein translation is MKGHSGRLSAVCAFTLGGRLLLASGGDDGVVRVWDPRTGQQYRMLEGHRHKVRSVCAFTLDGRTLLAGAAEDRTVRIWDPLSGRQEHVFEGHRRRVRSVCAFTLDGRTLLASASADRTVRIWDPLAGHERTALKGRIDWVHAVCAFALDGRPLLAVGTADGTVRIWDPHAGRERHLLNGHSGKVRSICAFALDGRTLLATAAEDRTVRIWDPQTGRQEYVFEGHRRRVRSVCAFTLDDRTLLASAAADGTVRIWDPRTGQVQRTIQEGSDWVQAVCAFTLDGHPLLATASRFATVTIWDLQPDEGRGALKAHTGWVRSVCAFTLDGRTLLVGAGNDATVRVWESDTGRELHVLQGHTDLVRSVCAFRLGGQPLLASASADGTVRIWDPATGTERRILRDLGDWVYAVCALPPDEGALLATAAADGTVRVWNPATGRRRRILKGHTDLTRSVCAFTSGGRTFLASAGNDATVCVWDARTGERHHLLEGHTRRVRSVCAFTLGGHTLLASASADGTVRIWDPVTGYRLRTLSGHTRGVREVCALELGGHTLLATVAEDLTLRVWEPRTGVCLAAIDVPHPGWTVAWDGERLAIGTSAGLLTIRPLPPLLDDRRSLFGDPPGDPYD
- a CDS encoding ABC transporter permease: MSVKELLRRWPSMLFMIFMPGAYFLVSYVTSDAVTTLPAEVRTADGRAVLQVLDRDFKALYLAVLGISVTGSFAAMTVVRPGMAALRRLRLVGYRAAHLLTARLHVLLVITVTSTAVFMALFAPLVTLRSVPLAAASLLLVGLTGVALGTFVGLIVPREFEASMILVAAAGVQMALGRSGADAERYLPYWPGIEALKSAAFAPAPDVAAMLAQGAAYVVALSALSYLIWNHRTRLWRR
- a CDS encoding ABC transporter ATP-binding protein, which encodes MAALITVRGLAKRYGRRRVLEDVGFTVPEGVLVGIQGENGAGKSTLLKCLVGLLRPDRGSVELHGRIGYCPQDPSLIESLTVREQFELFGAGYGLDPDEIAERAEALMDEFGCARYADTRVDRLSGGTRQKVNLIAALLHRPDVLVLDEPYQGFDYETYRRFWEYAELHRATGGSVVVVSHMHTELSRFDAMLDLVDGRVRVSGRRADEVRLGGRAAA
- a CDS encoding helix-turn-helix domain-containing protein, with the protein product MLDALGVDAVAEAVYRALLQHPTWGLHELVAHLGRPEDEVRASLDALMRMALLRPSPDGGAAGPYRPVSPEIGLASLLARTEAELYRRQQEIAAIRKAIAAIALEYDAIRGDRQAAFERLDGLDAVRSRLEELVHKARSEYASFTPGGPSAFTPPEARHQLDRRALERGVLIRNVYQDGCRNHAETLRYAQWLAARGGQTRSCPTLPMSLVIVDRRVALVPLDPAEPRRGALEVTAPGVVEGLCALFEHVWAISVPFGEAPADGHGLSPVERTLLRLLLDGVTDETAARRLGVSLRTVRRTMSSLMSRLGARSRFEAGARAVQRGWL
- a CDS encoding hydroxypyruvate isomerase family protein produces the protein MRFAVNLSILFTELPLLERPAAAARAGFDAVEMWWPFDGPQPADRELDALRRAIEDAGVRLVGLNFDGGDMAAGDRGLICSPTGSARFRANIDVAVGFASTLGCRVMNALYGNLDPDVPAAVQRRLAVENLGRAAEAAARAGITVLVEATNTYDNPRYGITSSAAAYELIGEVGAANVAFLADLYHLARMGEDVAALIDRDGARFGHVQIADVPGRGRPGTGVLPYPDLLARLEATGYSGHVSLEYRPSGPSAGEFGWLTPDRTRWR